The following proteins are co-located in the Lentibacillus sp. JNUCC-1 genome:
- a CDS encoding efflux RND transporter periplasmic adaptor subunit, whose translation MNRKRWISVVAGLFVILNICLVMFDDEGKIDRLSYVSEWDELFQTDLFEHLKKDGVLDYAAEYHMYFDERSGRFGEFLVEEGSQIQQGDPLYTYEVRNFAETRRALEQKVQQLREEISSVETALRTIESAPVNSETLSIMFPDETGAMEVPQGSAEADMLKAQFIAEQEKELGQLQAKLGAVEAEMSAVNAQEAEVTVMSPYNGRIINRSVALDNPLLTIGGEGLLTKGILTEEERAMVEADMDVEVHVTEQQKVLDGSFLELSKDPAAVALEEESRYPFTVNFETEETDENEGDTEEYDKTEQHGETETGQDELETTEEKEQELLPGYHAQLYITLNEALDTLVANKNWLQGESIWVMTTTGTLKPEIVDRGLEMNELVQITGDVENGNWVAVEESTSFYPDSVFVTPFKAKRVQWSNAAEQVNWKEYIVTGLLSR comes from the coding sequence ATGAACCGAAAAAGATGGATCAGTGTCGTGGCTGGTTTGTTTGTAATTCTCAACATATGTCTTGTTATGTTTGATGATGAGGGTAAAATTGACAGACTGTCTTATGTATCTGAATGGGATGAATTATTTCAAACAGACCTTTTTGAGCATCTGAAAAAAGACGGTGTACTGGACTATGCCGCTGAATACCATATGTATTTTGATGAACGATCAGGCCGTTTTGGTGAATTCCTTGTTGAAGAAGGTAGTCAGATCCAGCAAGGTGATCCCCTTTACACATATGAAGTGCGCAACTTCGCCGAAACGCGGCGTGCCCTTGAACAAAAGGTGCAGCAATTGAGAGAGGAAATCAGTTCTGTTGAAACAGCCTTGAGGACAATCGAAAGTGCCCCGGTTAATTCTGAAACGCTCTCCATCATGTTTCCGGATGAAACAGGCGCCATGGAGGTCCCACAAGGGTCAGCAGAAGCAGATATGCTAAAAGCTCAATTTATTGCTGAACAGGAAAAAGAGCTTGGACAGCTCCAGGCTAAGCTGGGTGCTGTGGAAGCTGAAATGTCCGCCGTTAATGCTCAGGAAGCTGAGGTAACCGTAATGAGCCCATATAATGGTCGCATTATTAATCGCTCAGTCGCCTTGGATAATCCGTTGCTGACGATTGGTGGAGAAGGTTTGCTGACGAAAGGGATACTTACAGAAGAAGAACGGGCCATGGTTGAGGCCGATATGGATGTAGAGGTACATGTGACTGAACAGCAAAAGGTTCTTGATGGAAGCTTTTTAGAATTATCAAAGGATCCTGCTGCGGTAGCCCTGGAGGAAGAGAGCCGCTATCCATTTACTGTTAATTTTGAAACAGAAGAAACGGATGAGAACGAAGGCGATACTGAAGAATATGATAAAACCGAACAACATGGTGAAACCGAAACAGGCCAGGATGAACTTGAAACGACAGAAGAGAAAGAACAGGAATTACTGCCAGGCTATCATGCACAACTGTATATTACGCTAAATGAGGCGTTGGATACCCTTGTAGCTAATAAGAATTGGCTGCAGGGTGAAAGTATTTGGGTGATGACAACGACAGGCACTCTAAAACCGGAAATCGTTGATCGTGGGCTTGAAATGAATGAGCTTGTGCAGATAACCGGCGATGTAGAGAATGGAAATTGGGTAGCCGTGGAGGAAAGTACTTCATTTTACCCGGACTCAGTGTTCGTCACCCCATTCAAGGCAAAACGCGTTCAGTGGTCGAATGCTGCAGAGCAGGTTAATTGGAAGGAATACATTGTAACAGGATTATTGTCACGCTAA
- a CDS encoding amidohydrolase, which translates to MIDINEFIEGITDELIENRRMLHTIPEVGFTEYVTTWHIVNQLNNTAFTVYYGRDALDSDSRYAVPDQETLESAEQEAAKAGVPVEMLDHMSGGHTGCVAKLDTGRPGPHIALRFDIDALPIIETDSDDHIPVKHGFCSQNHGAMHACGHDGHTSIGLAVAAFINRFKTQLTGTYTLLFQPAEEGGKGAKAMVEKGWLEGVDFFLSGHLGIMEAPAGTVAATTERFLASSKLDVHFKGKSAHSGLEPNAGNNALLAAATAALHLHAIPRHKDGATRVNVGTMKAGSGRNAIADTAHIALETRGETTVLDDYMQTEAKRILKASGDLHGVETHINMMGRALNGKCDPVWKTIIPEALKETSVVTDVWEHGELGASEDVTYMMEAVQQQGGKATFMLFPSPLPAGHHHPAFDFEEHAMTTAVAAFVSMIAYLNEFGSHLIE; encoded by the coding sequence ATGATTGATATCAATGAATTTATTGAAGGTATAACGGATGAATTGATTGAAAACCGACGTATGCTGCACACAATCCCAGAAGTGGGTTTTACGGAATATGTGACCACATGGCACATTGTCAACCAATTGAACAATACAGCTTTTACAGTTTACTACGGACGAGATGCGCTTGATTCTGACAGTCGATACGCTGTGCCTGATCAGGAGACCCTCGAGTCAGCTGAACAAGAAGCTGCAAAGGCGGGTGTTCCAGTAGAGATGCTCGATCATATGTCAGGCGGGCACACGGGCTGTGTTGCAAAGCTGGATACCGGCCGGCCAGGGCCTCATATTGCGCTTCGTTTTGATATTGATGCCTTGCCGATTATTGAAACAGATTCTGATGATCATATCCCTGTCAAACACGGGTTTTGCTCTCAAAATCATGGAGCAATGCATGCTTGTGGGCATGATGGTCACACTTCAATTGGTCTTGCTGTGGCAGCGTTTATTAACAGATTCAAAACCCAATTAACCGGTACTTATACTTTATTATTCCAGCCAGCAGAAGAAGGCGGAAAAGGTGCCAAAGCAATGGTCGAAAAAGGATGGCTTGAGGGTGTCGACTTTTTTTTGAGTGGGCATCTTGGGATTATGGAAGCCCCTGCAGGTACAGTCGCTGCCACGACTGAAAGGTTCCTGGCAAGTTCAAAACTGGATGTGCATTTTAAAGGCAAGTCAGCTCATTCTGGGCTTGAGCCGAATGCCGGGAACAATGCTCTTCTCGCCGCAGCGACTGCCGCTTTGCACTTGCATGCCATTCCACGTCATAAAGACGGGGCAACACGCGTAAATGTTGGCACTATGAAGGCCGGATCTGGCCGTAATGCAATCGCTGACACAGCCCATATCGCTTTGGAAACACGCGGAGAAACAACGGTGCTCGATGATTATATGCAAACTGAAGCCAAACGTATTCTTAAAGCCTCAGGTGATTTACATGGTGTTGAAACACACATCAATATGATGGGGAGAGCATTGAATGGGAAGTGTGACCCTGTATGGAAAACAATCATTCCAGAAGCTTTAAAAGAGACGTCTGTTGTTACAGATGTTTGGGAGCATGGAGAACTCGGAGCCTCGGAAGACGTGACATACATGATGGAAGCTGTGCAGCAACAGGGCGGTAAGGCAACATTTATGCTGTTTCCGAGCCCGCTTCCCGCTGGACATCACCACCCAGCTTTTGATTTTGAGGAACACGCGATGACGACAGCAGTTGCCGCATTTGTAAGTATGATTGCTTATCTCAACGAGTTTGGCAGTCATTTAATTGAATAG
- a CDS encoding cytochrome P450 yields MVYRVEMPVDHGADHTLGLLKEGYTYISTRREKFNSNIFATRVLGGQNAICMGGKEAAEVFYDTDKFKRSGAAPKRVQKTLFGEKGVQTLDGEPHRNRKKLFMDLMTEKRLAEMQSIVEKHWQEALTKWENKPSVHLYKEANILLTRAACEWAGVPLKESEVPKRAKQLNALFDAGGAVGLRHFEGRKARKDVEAWCAELIGAVRKGNLQAEEGRALHTIAWHKEPNGQYMPKAIAAVELVNILRPIVAVSVYIAFSALALHEYPAEATQLDDDTRIQWFVQEVRRFYPFFPVAAARVKKDFTWQGYVFKKDTLALLDLYGTNHDPDLWENPNDFKPERFKSWDKSPFDFIPQGGGDYYKNHRCPGEWLTIDIMKTSIKMLTREMSYTVPPQNLNYSMNRLPSLPKSGFLIKNVTAGKH; encoded by the coding sequence ATGGTTTACAGAGTAGAGATGCCAGTCGATCATGGTGCAGATCATACATTAGGATTGTTGAAAGAAGGTTATACGTATATTTCAACAAGACGTGAAAAATTTAACTCGAACATTTTTGCAACACGTGTGCTTGGCGGTCAGAATGCAATTTGTATGGGAGGAAAAGAAGCAGCTGAAGTATTTTACGATACTGATAAATTCAAACGTTCAGGTGCCGCCCCCAAACGTGTTCAAAAAACATTATTTGGCGAAAAAGGTGTTCAAACGCTTGATGGTGAACCACATAGAAACCGCAAGAAATTGTTTATGGATTTAATGACTGAAAAGCGTTTGGCTGAGATGCAGAGCATTGTTGAAAAGCATTGGCAGGAAGCTTTAACCAAGTGGGAAAACAAGCCATCAGTTCATTTGTATAAGGAAGCTAATATTTTACTAACACGTGCGGCCTGTGAATGGGCAGGCGTTCCCTTAAAGGAATCAGAAGTGCCCAAACGCGCTAAACAGCTCAACGCTTTATTTGATGCGGGCGGGGCAGTTGGCCTCAGACATTTTGAAGGCAGAAAAGCCCGAAAAGACGTAGAAGCATGGTGTGCTGAGCTGATTGGGGCTGTAAGAAAAGGCAATCTTCAGGCAGAAGAAGGAAGAGCGCTGCATACAATTGCCTGGCATAAAGAGCCGAATGGACAATATATGCCTAAAGCAATTGCAGCTGTTGAACTGGTCAATATTTTACGTCCAATCGTAGCAGTTTCGGTCTATATTGCCTTCAGTGCACTTGCATTGCATGAATATCCTGCCGAAGCCACTCAATTGGATGATGATACACGTATACAATGGTTTGTTCAGGAGGTCCGCAGATTTTATCCATTTTTCCCTGTAGCTGCGGCTCGTGTGAAAAAAGATTTCACTTGGCAGGGCTACGTATTTAAAAAGGATACACTGGCATTGCTGGATCTTTATGGAACCAATCATGACCCGGATCTCTGGGAGAACCCAAATGATTTTAAACCAGAACGATTTAAGTCTTGGGATAAGAGCCCGTTCGATTTTATCCCACAAGGCGGGGGCGATTATTATAAAAATCATCGTTGCCCAGGAGAATGGCTCACGATTGATATCATGAAAACCAGTATTAAAATGCTTACAAGAGAAATGAGCTACACCGTCCCGCCTCAAAATCTTAACTACAGTATGAACCGGCTTCCAAGCCTCCCCAAAAGTGGCTTTTTGATTAAAAATGTGACAGCAGGAAAACACTAG
- a CDS encoding XapX domain-containing protein gives MKLILKSLLAGFLLGVVFSLLKLPIPAPPNLPGVTGVVGVFVGFILVKAYKRRKVSNTN, from the coding sequence ATGAAACTCATACTGAAGTCACTTTTGGCCGGTTTTTTGCTTGGGGTCGTGTTTTCATTATTGAAATTGCCAATTCCTGCGCCACCGAATTTACCGGGGGTTACCGGGGTCGTCGGGGTCTTTGTCGGGTTTATCCTAGTAAAGGCATATAAACGCAGAAAAGTGTCGAATACGAATTAA
- a CDS encoding M20 metallopeptidase family protein produces the protein MTNMMNIMKDVIAFRRDLHRYPELSGEEYETSRKIQEKLAEYGIPYQTGFAGTGVLGIIEGDQPGPTVGLRADIDALPITEKTDEAFRSTIDGVMHACGHDAHTAMLLGTGRLLMAERHNIAGKVLLIFQPAEEDSPTGGAAQMLEDGVFAEHQPDVLVAQHVWPSLPAGQIGVVPGPIMGNSDRFQITVRGSGGHASMPHDTVDALAAANQIFTALQTIVSRNANPFDPAVITVGKMEGGYRYNVIADEVVMEGTIRTQSDAMKHIIKHRFHEVVQGVASSMQAEANIIYYDGYPATVNTERWARRVKQTAAREFGAQQVPEVSPSLGGEDFGRFLERYPGVYYWLGTSIGEGQKPLHDPGFMLDEAALEKGVTLMRQLALDILKDLKDGHYD, from the coding sequence ATGACAAATATGATGAACATCATGAAAGATGTTATAGCGTTCAGAAGGGATTTACACCGCTATCCGGAATTGTCTGGTGAGGAATATGAAACATCACGCAAAATACAAGAGAAACTCGCTGAATACGGTATCCCCTATCAAACTGGTTTTGCTGGAACAGGGGTACTTGGCATCATTGAAGGCGATCAACCCGGGCCGACAGTGGGATTGAGAGCCGATATTGACGCTCTCCCAATTACAGAGAAAACTGATGAAGCCTTTCGCTCAACCATTGACGGTGTTATGCATGCCTGTGGTCATGATGCTCATACAGCAATGCTGCTGGGAACAGGTCGGCTTTTGATGGCAGAACGGCACAACATTGCCGGAAAAGTTTTGTTGATTTTTCAACCGGCTGAAGAAGATTCACCAACAGGCGGAGCAGCGCAAATGCTGGAAGACGGCGTTTTTGCCGAACATCAACCTGATGTATTGGTGGCACAGCATGTGTGGCCGTCACTTCCAGCTGGCCAGATCGGTGTTGTGCCAGGACCGATTATGGGCAACTCCGACCGCTTCCAAATTACAGTGCGCGGGTCTGGCGGTCATGCCTCAATGCCGCATGACACAGTTGATGCGTTGGCTGCTGCAAATCAGATATTCACCGCGCTGCAGACCATTGTCAGTCGAAATGCCAATCCATTTGATCCAGCCGTTATTACAGTCGGAAAAATGGAAGGCGGCTACCGGTACAATGTAATAGCCGATGAAGTTGTGATGGAGGGAACGATCCGGACACAATCTGATGCTATGAAACACATTATTAAACACAGGTTCCATGAAGTTGTCCAGGGTGTGGCCAGTTCAATGCAAGCCGAGGCGAACATCATATACTATGACGGGTATCCGGCTACAGTTAATACTGAGCGGTGGGCTAGGCGTGTAAAACAAACAGCTGCGCGGGAATTCGGTGCCCAACAGGTTCCTGAAGTAAGCCCCAGCTTAGGGGGGGAAGACTTCGGAAGGTTTTTGGAACGATATCCAGGTGTCTATTACTGGCTTGGAACCTCAATTGGAGAAGGACAAAAGCCGCTTCACGACCCCGGATTTATGCTAGACGAGGCAGCGCTTGAAAAAGGTGTTACCTTGATGAGACAACTCGCTTTAGATATTCTGAAAGATTTAAAGGATGGTCATTATGATTGA
- a CDS encoding amino acid ABC transporter permease: MSFESVIQIITDNWPMFLRGAGVTLLISMIGTTVGAVIGLLIGVFRTVPTPGNAFKRILHKMLGAAFSTYIEIFRGTPMIVQAMVIYYGSAMALGIDMDRLYAAIFIVSINTGAYMSEIVRGGIVSIDKGQFEAAQAVGMNHIQTMMHVVLPQVMRNILPATSNEFVINIKDTSVLNVISVTELYFQTKTIAGNNFKYFESFLIACAIYFVMTFAVTRLLRLIEKKLDGPDNYNMAGNQMQVNTPQIEGQS, encoded by the coding sequence ATGAGTTTTGAATCAGTCATCCAAATTATCACAGACAACTGGCCCATGTTTTTACGAGGTGCTGGTGTTACACTATTAATCTCAATGATTGGAACGACTGTCGGCGCTGTTATCGGTCTGTTGATCGGGGTTTTCCGTACAGTTCCGACACCGGGAAATGCTTTTAAGCGTATCTTGCACAAAATGCTGGGAGCTGCGTTTTCCACCTATATCGAAATCTTCCGCGGAACACCAATGATTGTGCAGGCAATGGTCATTTATTATGGGTCCGCGATGGCACTGGGGATCGACATGGACCGGTTGTATGCCGCGATTTTCATTGTTTCAATTAACACAGGTGCGTATATGTCAGAAATTGTCCGGGGCGGCATTGTTTCAATCGACAAAGGGCAATTTGAAGCTGCTCAAGCTGTGGGCATGAACCATATACAGACGATGATGCATGTGGTCTTGCCTCAAGTTATGCGGAATATACTGCCTGCAACAAGCAATGAGTTTGTGATCAATATTAAAGATACTTCTGTCTTGAACGTTATTTCCGTTACTGAGCTTTATTTTCAAACGAAAACAATTGCTGGGAATAACTTTAAATACTTCGAGTCATTTCTGATTGCCTGTGCCATATATTTTGTCATGACATTTGCAGTGACCCGGTTGCTCCGTCTGATCGAAAAGAAACTCGATGGACCTGACAACTACAACATGGCCGGGAATCAAATGCAGGTCAACACACCTCAAATTGAAGGGCAATCTTAG
- a CDS encoding transporter substrate-binding domain-containing protein, which produces MRNKLVGLLAVLILGAILAGCGAEEASGEQKTEDDTFTVGLEAGYPPFNWTQMDDSNGAVKIDGNSEYAGGYDVEIAKRIADGLGKELVIVKTEWDGLVPALTSKKIDAIIAGMSPTEERKESIDFSDVYYQSDLVMVVKKGGAYEGADSLDDFSGAKITGQLNTFHYSVIAQIEGVDKQPAMDNFPAMRVALESGVIDGYVTERPEAVSAANANDNFAMVEFTDGFSTSEEDTAIAVGLRKDSELTSDINEVLETISLDEQTEIMDKAIENQPSAQ; this is translated from the coding sequence ATGAGAAACAAGTTGGTTGGATTATTGGCAGTCTTGATCTTAGGCGCAATTTTAGCTGGATGTGGGGCAGAAGAGGCATCGGGCGAGCAGAAAACAGAAGACGATACATTTACAGTGGGACTTGAAGCAGGCTATCCGCCGTTTAATTGGACACAAATGGACGATTCCAATGGTGCTGTTAAGATTGACGGGAATTCAGAATATGCTGGGGGCTACGATGTTGAAATAGCTAAGCGGATTGCGGACGGTCTTGGCAAAGAGCTTGTTATCGTTAAAACGGAATGGGATGGACTCGTACCAGCATTAACATCTAAAAAAATTGATGCCATTATTGCGGGAATGTCCCCTACTGAAGAACGCAAAGAATCCATTGATTTTTCTGATGTGTATTATCAGTCAGACCTGGTTATGGTTGTGAAAAAAGGTGGTGCGTATGAGGGAGCGGATTCTCTTGACGATTTTTCCGGAGCTAAGATTACGGGCCAGCTGAACACATTCCATTACTCGGTCATTGCCCAGATCGAAGGCGTTGATAAGCAACCTGCAATGGACAACTTCCCTGCGATGCGCGTTGCATTGGAGTCTGGAGTTATTGATGGCTATGTTACAGAGCGTCCCGAAGCTGTGAGTGCAGCCAATGCTAATGATAACTTCGCCATGGTAGAATTCACAGATGGATTTTCCACATCTGAAGAAGACACGGCAATTGCAGTCGGCCTTCGTAAAGACAGCGAATTGACTAGCGACATCAACGAAGTACTCGAAACCATATCATTGGATGAACAAACAGAGATTATGGACAAAGCGATCGAAAATCAGCCATCGGCACAGTAG
- a CDS encoding TetR/AcrR family transcriptional regulator yields MAPRISDEAKEERRVKILQAALECFSQKGYYASKVDDIVQYSNMSKGSIYNYFSGKEDIFISILQHETQKAHAVMDAKLKEISSPLEQLRYWIKSDIPYDPTKKKLMRVHIEFWLYSTDSPEVQHVLKDRFDFNFEKVKDIIIAGQKQGEIKADIDPEKAAATFWELHDGLWLHKIIGYAEEKIEERILKMEKTMMALLT; encoded by the coding sequence ATGGCTCCACGTATTTCAGATGAAGCAAAAGAAGAAAGACGCGTTAAAATTCTGCAAGCTGCATTGGAGTGTTTTTCACAAAAAGGCTATTATGCATCGAAAGTGGATGACATTGTTCAATACTCCAACATGAGTAAGGGTTCGATTTACAACTATTTCAGTGGCAAAGAAGACATCTTTATCAGTATACTGCAGCATGAAACACAGAAGGCACACGCGGTGATGGACGCTAAACTCAAAGAAATCTCCAGCCCGCTTGAACAATTGAGATACTGGATCAAATCAGATATACCATACGATCCGACCAAAAAGAAACTGATGCGTGTGCACATTGAATTCTGGCTATATTCGACTGACTCTCCTGAGGTCCAGCATGTGTTGAAAGACCGTTTCGATTTTAATTTTGAAAAGGTCAAGGACATTATTATCGCTGGGCAGAAACAAGGAGAGATCAAAGCAGACATTGATCCAGAGAAAGCAGCGGCCACTTTTTGGGAACTGCATGATGGTCTATGGCTGCATAAGATTATCGGGTATGCCGAAGAGAAAATAGAAGAACGAATCTTAAAAATGGAAAAGACAATGATGGCATTACTCACTTAG
- a CDS encoding XapX domain-containing protein yields MMTIIFSFIAGILLGVVFSVFDLPIPAPPNLAGVMGIVGVFLGYALISTVIS; encoded by the coding sequence ATGATGACGATTATTTTTTCTTTTATTGCTGGAATTTTACTTGGTGTTGTTTTTTCAGTATTTGATCTGCCGATTCCTGCTCCGCCAAATCTTGCGGGTGTGATGGGGATTGTTGGTGTTTTCTTGGGATATGCACTTATTAGCACAGTTATTTCTTAG
- a CDS encoding amino acid ABC transporter ATP-binding protein → MQPLIEIQHLRKSFGHHEVLKDIDFSVHKGEVISIIGSSGSGKSTLLRCVNLLERPTGGDIIYKGQNILAGANDLGTYRKNVGMVFQQFNLFNNHNVLGNCVVGQRKVLKRTKQEAEEVAMKFLHHVGMGEFIHAKPKQLSGGQKQRVAIARALAMEPDVLLFDEPTSALDPEMVGEVLTVMKQLAESGLTMLIVTHEMAFARDVSDRIVFMDQGVIAEQGPADQIFENPVEERTKAFLGK, encoded by the coding sequence GTGCAACCACTTATAGAAATACAACATTTAAGAAAATCATTTGGGCATCATGAAGTACTTAAAGATATTGATTTCTCCGTTCATAAGGGTGAAGTCATTTCCATCATAGGTTCTTCCGGATCAGGGAAATCAACCTTGCTCCGCTGTGTCAATCTGCTGGAGCGGCCAACAGGCGGAGATATTATCTATAAGGGTCAAAATATACTCGCAGGCGCTAATGACCTTGGCACTTACCGTAAAAACGTCGGCATGGTCTTTCAACAATTTAATTTATTTAACAATCACAACGTCTTAGGGAATTGTGTTGTCGGTCAGAGAAAAGTTCTCAAGCGCACCAAACAAGAAGCTGAAGAAGTTGCGATGAAATTTTTGCATCATGTAGGAATGGGTGAGTTTATCCATGCCAAGCCAAAGCAGCTTTCCGGGGGACAGAAACAAAGGGTAGCCATTGCAAGAGCATTGGCTATGGAGCCAGATGTGCTTCTATTTGATGAACCAACCTCAGCACTTGATCCCGAAATGGTCGGCGAAGTGCTGACAGTGATGAAACAACTTGCTGAATCCGGACTAACGATGTTAATCGTGACACACGAAATGGCCTTCGCCAGAGACGTTTCCGACAGGATTGTGTTTATGGATCAGGGTGTCATCGCAGAACAAGGACCCGCAGACCAGATTTTTGAAAATCCTGTAGAAGAACGAACAAAAGCCTTCTTAGGCAAATAA
- a CDS encoding M20 family metallo-hydrolase, which translates to MQKWLETHLLKLNGTQEMDYIKGFTRHGYSKEESISIEMFKQISKELGLSIREDLAGNVIARWEGTTPDLPAVATGSHLDTVTNGGGYDGLAGVLCALGAVKQLKDHRFQPNYPIEVIVFRSEESARFGISTLGSKAMSGLHTSEIGSVVDQQGVSIKEAVTQCGFDWNAFSDAERDMEELKSFVELHIEQGMLIENAGKDIGIVEGIATPIRLVITAEGQAGHTGTTPMDHRQDALVAISPLVQFVHDYAKQCNRHETIPVVATVSMLSLEPNAMNVIPGKVEMGIDIRSVNDDLKEHVATAIKRECLELSRVHDVEIHVEERVNNASIFLGRDISRKLHKAGELAGLTIHPMHSGAGHDVMNMAVKWPAGLIFIPCKNGISHHPAEYASLENLEKGVQVLKAYFESEAGEAPCQFE; encoded by the coding sequence ATGCAAAAGTGGCTTGAAACCCATTTGTTGAAATTAAATGGTACACAAGAGATGGATTACATCAAGGGCTTCACCCGACACGGTTATTCAAAAGAAGAATCTATTTCTATTGAGATGTTTAAACAAATTTCTAAAGAACTGGGACTCAGCATTCGTGAGGACTTGGCGGGAAATGTCATAGCCCGCTGGGAGGGAACAACGCCGGACCTTCCGGCAGTTGCTACAGGCTCACATCTTGATACCGTCACCAATGGCGGTGGCTATGATGGTCTGGCAGGCGTATTGTGTGCACTTGGTGCGGTGAAGCAGCTGAAAGACCATCGTTTTCAGCCGAACTACCCGATAGAAGTTATTGTGTTCCGCTCGGAAGAATCAGCTCGCTTCGGCATTTCAACTCTTGGCAGCAAGGCGATGAGCGGATTGCATACGTCTGAGATTGGTTCTGTGGTTGATCAGCAAGGCGTTTCGATTAAAGAAGCTGTAACACAATGCGGTTTTGACTGGAATGCATTTTCTGATGCTGAACGAGACATGGAAGAACTAAAATCTTTTGTTGAACTGCATATTGAACAAGGGATGCTTATTGAGAATGCCGGTAAAGATATAGGAATTGTCGAAGGTATTGCCACCCCGATCCGACTGGTGATTACAGCGGAAGGTCAGGCAGGTCATACAGGAACGACCCCGATGGATCATCGGCAAGACGCACTTGTCGCGATCAGTCCGCTCGTCCAGTTTGTTCATGATTATGCAAAACAATGCAACAGACACGAAACCATTCCCGTTGTAGCAACAGTCAGTATGCTGTCATTAGAGCCAAACGCCATGAATGTCATACCGGGAAAAGTGGAAATGGGCATTGATATTCGCAGTGTTAATGATGATCTGAAAGAACATGTTGCGACCGCCATTAAACGGGAGTGTCTGGAATTATCCCGGGTTCATGATGTCGAGATACATGTGGAGGAACGGGTGAATAACGCCTCTATCTTCTTGGGTCGGGACATCAGCAGAAAGTTGCATAAAGCGGGAGAATTAGCCGGGCTGACGATCCATCCCATGCACAGCGGGGCGGGTCATGACGTTATGAATATGGCAGTGAAATGGCCTGCGGGCCTTATATTTATCCCTTGTAAGAACGGCATTAGCCACCACCCTGCAGAATACGCTTCTCTTGAAAATTTGGAAAAAGGTGTTCAGGTTTTGAAGGCGTATTTTGAATCTGAAGCTGGTGAAGCGCCATGCCAATTCGAATAG